The nucleotide window CAGAGCACTTGTTATCCACCATCCAACACCTTTAGATTCCGCCAGTGCAATCCACTCTTCGCTACTTTTATAGCCACCGACCATTGTAGGTTTTAAGATGATATATTGCGGTTGAATCGCATTTATTAAATCGTACTTGTATTTACTTTCAATCCCAATCAATTCTTCATCTAAGGCTATTGACAGAGGGGTGCTTTTACACAGTTTAGACATGTCTTCCCAATTACCTTGCTTTATGGGTTGCTCTATAGAGTGAAGATGAAACCTTGATAATTTTCCCAATTTATCCAAGGCCTCATTGGAATGAAATGCACCGTTTGCATCTACCCTTATTTCTAGATCATTCTTTGAAAAAACACTTCGAATCATTCTCAACAATGACAATTCAGCTTCAAAATCAATGGCACCGATCTTAAGTTTCAAACAACGAAATCCTTCTTCAATTTTAGATTCTATTTGCTTTCTCATAAAATCTTTATCACCCATCCAAATAAGCCCATTAATTGGAATATCTGAATTACCTTTCGTGAAATTAGACGGGAATAATTGAAATGGATGATCTGCGTCTATAGATCTAAATGCCATTTCCAAGCCAAATTGAATACTAGGAAAACCCGAAGCTTGGTTGTAAATATGTTCAAAACCTTTGTCTACCTCCTCGCAAATATTTTGAAGCTTATTTTCAAAATCTGGACGATCATCGAATGATAATCCCTTGAACATACCACACTCCCCTATTCCAACCTTACCATCTTGTTCTATAAAAATAAACCACGTTACTTTTTGAGTTAGTATACCCCTTGAAGTACCACTCGGTTGTTTGAAATTTAAGATGTGCTTTTTAAAATAGGCTCTCATGGGCGGTCAAATGTAGTTAAATAAATTAGTATTTTTATGGGATTTCTGTTTACGAATTAGAACCATGGAGTTTCCAAATATTATCCATTTTGCCATACCATTTTTCATTTTAGCAATGATTTTGGAATTAATAGTTACCACAAGGCAGAATATAAAAACTTATGAAGCAAAGGACGCTTTCACTTCAATATCCATGGGAATTGGAAATGTTTTACTTGGTTTTGGAAGTAAAGCTATTGTGTTACTGGCGTTTATGTTTGTTTATGAAAATTTTAGAATCTTCACCATTCCCGTTACATGGTGGAGTTTTCTTCTTCTTTTTTTTGCCGATGACTTCTCCTATTATTGGTTTCATCGGATTTCGCACGAATGTCGTTTATTTTGGGCCTCACACGTAGTTCATCATTCTTCTGAACATTATAATTTAAGCACTGCGTTAAGGCAAACCTGGTCGGGCGGATTCTATTCATTTATTTTTTGGCTTTGGATACCGATTCTTGGCTTTCATCCTGCCATGATATTGTTACAAATGTCAATTAGCTTACTTTACCAATTTTGGATACATACAGAGGCAATCGATAAAATGCCAAGATGTTTTGAGGCTGTTATGAATACCCCTTCACATCATCGTGTTCATCATGGAAGTAATCCAATTTATTTGGATAGAAATCACGCCGGAATTTTAATCATTTGGGACAAATTGTTCGGCACCTTTCAACCTGAGTTAAAAGAGGAAAAAGTAGTATATGGTCTAACCTCTAATATAAAAACATATAATCCTCTTAAAGTGGCATTCCACGAATGGATTGCAATGTTTAAAGATGCCGCTTCAGGCAGGAAAAAATTTCAGGACCGTATACTTTATTTGGTTAAACCTCCAGGTTGGAAGCATGATGGCAGCGGACAAATAAGTACAGATCTGCGAAAAAAATGGCTACAAACTAGAGTTACTAAAACTGAAAAAGAGGAATTAAAAGGAACGGCCTAAAGGAATCCCAACTGAGAAAAATATTCTAAATTTCTCAATTCCACTAACATAAGAAAAGTCTAAATTAACAGGGCCCACATAAGAATCGTAGGAAAATGTGGAACCCAAAGACCACAATAAGCTTGGTTCCACACCTGAAGACCAATGCGTAGATTGAGATGAAAAATCATCAAAATATTCTTTTAGACCCTGATACCCTATTGAGGCAAAGTAGGTATGGGGACTTACATAAAAATTTCGAAATGGTGATAACTGTAATCCCAATTCAGACTTAATTATCTGATTTACAAATAACTCCCCTTCATATAAACCAGGAAAGGTTAGGTTACCTCTTTTGGGGCTTTGATTAAATCCCCCTAAAGAATACTTTGAAGTTGCTCCAAAATCTGAAAATGATATACGATCATCATCCAATTCGTCAATTATTGTAAAATTACCCATAAGGGAAGTAAACATTACAATGTTTGGTGCAATAGACCATCGCTTCTCAAAATTACCACCAAACTTGGTAAACCCATTTGTATTTCCATTTTCGGAAGGCACACCTTCCAACGAATAATTTAATTCAACATTATGAAGTATTGATCGATATAAAAAGGTTTCAAAAATGGAACCTTTTGTTGGAAAAAAAACAGATTGCATGTTGTTGGAACGAAAAGTCACCCCCACTTCAATGTTATGAAAACTATAACGCTCCAATCCAAAAATGTTGTTGGTAATATCAGGATCTAACTCAGGATTCAAGTTATTATACTCATAGGTCGCACCTATACCAATATAACTCTTAAAGGCCGAAAGATTTTTATTGAATTGATTATCAAATACAATGGCCGTATGGTTGATATTATCAGCACGTTTTCCTTCAAGAAAAACATTTTCTTTTAGAAATTGACCTAACAATTCGGAGCGCCACCACCATCTTCTTTTCTCTCCGAATATTTTCTGGTGCTGCAATCGAAATTGAGGTTGTTCGGCAATATCCAAGGTTATCAAGGATCTGCTCGCCTCGCCCAAAATATTTCTCCCTGTATAATTCATAATAAGCCCAATACCTCTGTGACTATCGTAATGAACCGCACCCTTTATGCTTTGTGGGGACCGTTCGGAGGCCTCCAACTCTATGCCGGTACCTTCCCCGATACTAATTGGATTAAAATATATCGCATCGAATAACATTGTACCCCTAATTCGATTGATACCTTCATTAATTTCAGGCACACTATATTCTTTTCCAGATTCAATTTTAATTCTTGCTTTAACTAGGTCAATATTTTGTTCACTAATATTTTGATATACTATGGTATCTAACAAAAATGAGTTATTTACTGAGGGTAATTCAACTTTTTTCTGTTTGAATTGTTTAAGTTTTTCGGATAGTTCAATCAGCCCGGACATATTTTCTTTAAGCGCAAGTTTGCCCTCATTATAAATTTCTTCACCGTTGTTAAAATCGCCCGTGGAATAGGTCAAATGAGTAACATGATCAAGTAAAAAGTCGCATCGTTTCCTATTTGCATCATTTTGAATGTTACTACTGAGCATACTGGTCTGCAAAAGGATTGTTAATGGATCCTTTAATTTTTCTTTTGGCAACATTCCTCCACCAACATCACTTCCAATGATGATATCTGCTCCCATATTTTTTGCAATATCTGTTGGGAAATTGTTCAATATACCACCATCTACCAACAATGTTTCTTTGTATGGCACAGGTTTAAACACGGAAGGTATTGACATGCTGGCGCGCATAGCGGTTGCTAGTGAACCACCATCTAAAATTACTTCTTTACCATTAACAACATCTGTTGCAATGGCCCTGTAAGGAATAGCTAAGTCATCAAACTTATCTATTTCATAAACTGGATACGTTAATTCTGAAAGTAATTCTCTCAGGTTTTGGTCATTTAAAATGGCGGCATCGATAATAGGTTTGCCATTAACAAGATTTAAATCGAATAAATACCTATCAAACTCACTTTTTTCTTCAACGCCAACATTGGCGAGTGAAACACTACCACCCAAAAGAGTACTCCAATCTGCATGGAGCGCAATATTAGCAATACTATCTCCAGAATAACCCATTGAATATAGACCACCCACAATGCTTCCCATGCTAGTACCGACGACCAAATCTGGAACAATACCGAGAGAATCCAGGGCCTGAAGGAGCGGTATATGCGCTAACCCTTTTGCTCCACCTCCGCTTAGAACTAAGGCAATTTTGGGTTTATCTTCTTGAGCAATTGAAAACTGAAGGCCGCAAAACAGGAAGGATAAAAACCAGAATAACACAAATCGCTTCATCCAAAAAAGTTAATTGTTGGGCAACTTAAAAGATTTTACAGTTCAATACTCTCACCAATTTCCAAAAGCATTAAATCTTTACCCTTATCAAAAAACTTTCTTTTAGCCTCTTCATGATCTATTTCTATATAACCAAATGTATCGTAGTGGTAACCTAAAATCTTATCGCATTCAACAAAATCGCTTGCAATGATGGCATCATCAACACCCATTGTAAAATTGTCGCCAATTGGAAGAACAGCCAAATCTAATTTAAGATGCAATGGAATCAATTTCATATCCATGGTAAGAGCAGTATCACCAGCTATATAAATGTTTTTGTGCTCACCTTCAATGACAAAACCGCCGGGTTGTCCGCCATAAGAGCCATCCGGAAACGAAGACGTATGGATCGCCTGTACATATTTCACAATACCAAATTCAAAATCCCAACTCCCACCATGATTCATCGGATGAACCTCAAACCCTTTTTGTTCATAATAATTAGTTATTTCAAAATTAGATACAATAACCGCATTTGTATTTTGTGCAATTTTCTCTGCATCTAATATATGGTCTTGATGCGCATGGGTTAATAGAATATAGTCGGCCTGCAATTCATCGATGTTGATGTGCGATGCATTTTCATTTGCGGAGATAAATGGATCCACAATAATCTTAACACCGTTTACCTCTATACCCAAACTGGCGTGCCCATAAAAAGTAATTTTCATGTCGTGAAATTTATTTCAAAATACAAAAAAACTCAGGCATATTAAAGAAATTTGCCTGAGTTTCAAAGCCCCAAATTTTATTGCCAACACGAAGTTAAAACAATGTTGACCTACAAAATTGCTGTAATAAATTTAACCATTAATTATTTGAAAAACAAATACTTAAATGATTTTCTATAAAATATAGCCGACGCCAATCAAGATAGCATATACAAAAGTGGACAGTGCCAACACTTTAAGTTGACCATCATAATCAGATGGTTTTGTTGCCCTTATAATTATTATAATATGGATAAACAGAGGTATAAATGCCAACAATACTAAAAGGTTTGAAGGTGATGAATAATAAAGTATAACAAAAAGAAGTATTAGAAAAAGAGAGGTTCCTATTAAAACTAAATGATATTTCTTGGCTAAGGTAGGCCCCAGTTTAACTGCCAAAGTAATTTTGCCAGCATCCCTATCCGGACCTAAATCACGCATATTGTTCAAATTCAATACACCGACACTCAAAAGCCCTAAAGCAATAGCAGGTAAAATTATGTGATGGTCGATAGAATAGGTATATAAAAAATAACTTCCAATAGTACTTAATAGTCCAAAAAATACAAACACAAAAAGATCCCCTAGTCCTCTATATCCGTAAGCTTTTTTACCTACTGTGTAATTAACAGCCGCATATACACAGGCTGCGGCTAATACCAGAAATAAAATAGCGTATAAAAATTTAGCATAACC belongs to Aegicerativicinus sediminis and includes:
- a CDS encoding o-succinylbenzoate synthase; its protein translation is MRAYFKKHILNFKQPSGTSRGILTQKVTWFIFIEQDGKVGIGECGMFKGLSFDDRPDFENKLQNICEEVDKGFEHIYNQASGFPSIQFGLEMAFRSIDADHPFQLFPSNFTKGNSDIPINGLIWMGDKDFMRKQIESKIEEGFRCLKLKIGAIDFEAELSLLRMIRSVFSKNDLEIRVDANGAFHSNEALDKLGKLSRFHLHSIEQPIKQGNWEDMSKLCKSTPLSIALDEELIGIESKYKYDLINAIQPQYIILKPTMVGGYKSSEEWIALAESKGVGWWITSALESNVGLNAIAQWTYKLNTTMPQGLGTGGLFTNNFSCPLMVKNATLHYEPTLDWDFNI
- a CDS encoding sterol desaturase family protein, coding for MEFPNIIHFAIPFFILAMILELIVTTRQNIKTYEAKDAFTSISMGIGNVLLGFGSKAIVLLAFMFVYENFRIFTIPVTWWSFLLLFFADDFSYYWFHRISHECRLFWASHVVHHSSEHYNLSTALRQTWSGGFYSFIFWLWIPILGFHPAMILLQMSISLLYQFWIHTEAIDKMPRCFEAVMNTPSHHRVHHGSNPIYLDRNHAGILIIWDKLFGTFQPELKEEKVVYGLTSNIKTYNPLKVAFHEWIAMFKDAASGRKKFQDRILYLVKPPGWKHDGSGQISTDLRKKWLQTRVTKTEKEELKGTA
- a CDS encoding patatin-like phospholipase family protein, which gives rise to MKRFVLFWFLSFLFCGLQFSIAQEDKPKIALVLSGGGAKGLAHIPLLQALDSLGIVPDLVVGTSMGSIVGGLYSMGYSGDSIANIALHADWSTLLGGSVSLANVGVEEKSEFDRYLFDLNLVNGKPIIDAAILNDQNLRELLSELTYPVYEIDKFDDLAIPYRAIATDVVNGKEVILDGGSLATAMRASMSIPSVFKPVPYKETLLVDGGILNNFPTDIAKNMGADIIIGSDVGGGMLPKEKLKDPLTILLQTSMLSSNIQNDANRKRCDFLLDHVTHLTYSTGDFNNGEEIYNEGKLALKENMSGLIELSEKLKQFKQKKVELPSVNNSFLLDTIVYQNISEQNIDLVKARIKIESGKEYSVPEINEGINRIRGTMLFDAIYFNPISIGEGTGIELEASERSPQSIKGAVHYDSHRGIGLIMNYTGRNILGEASRSLITLDIAEQPQFRLQHQKIFGEKRRWWWRSELLGQFLKENVFLEGKRADNINHTAIVFDNQFNKNLSAFKSYIGIGATYEYNNLNPELDPDITNNIFGLERYSFHNIEVGVTFRSNNMQSVFFPTKGSIFETFLYRSILHNVELNYSLEGVPSENGNTNGFTKFGGNFEKRWSIAPNIVMFTSLMGNFTIIDELDDDRISFSDFGATSKYSLGGFNQSPKRGNLTFPGLYEGELFVNQIIKSELGLQLSPFRNFYVSPHTYFASIGYQGLKEYFDDFSSQSTHWSSGVEPSLLWSLGSTFSYDSYVGPVNLDFSYVSGIEKFRIFFSVGIPLGRSF
- a CDS encoding metal-dependent hydrolase, with translation MKITFYGHASLGIEVNGVKIIVDPFISANENASHINIDELQADYILLTHAHQDHILDAEKIAQNTNAVIVSNFEITNYYEQKGFEVHPMNHGGSWDFEFGIVKYVQAIHTSSFPDGSYGGQPGGFVIEGEHKNIYIAGDTALTMDMKLIPLHLKLDLAVLPIGDNFTMGVDDAIIASDFVECDKILGYHYDTFGYIEIDHEEAKRKFFDKGKDLMLLEIGESIEL
- the menA gene encoding 1,4-dihydroxy-2-naphthoate octaprenyltransferase, translating into MTKFKAWVSAIRPRTLPLSVSGIIIGSCFAYYQGYFNWLVFILALGTTLSLQILSNLANDYGDAVKGTDDNTRVGPTRAIQSGIISEAKMFEAIRFNIIIVIIFSVSLIFKAFGYAKFLYAILFLVLAAACVYAAVNYTVGKKAYGYRGLGDLFVFVFFGLLSTIGSYFLYTYSIDHHIILPAIALGLLSVGVLNLNNMRDLGPDRDAGKITLAVKLGPTLAKKYHLVLIGTSLFLILLFVILYYSSPSNLLVLLAFIPLFIHIIIIIRATKPSDYDGQLKVLALSTFVYAILIGVGYIL